In Euphorbia lathyris chromosome 9, ddEupLath1.1, whole genome shotgun sequence, the following are encoded in one genomic region:
- the LOC136206557 gene encoding sulfoquinovosyl transferase SQD2: MSSFSLSINPSLSPPFFSTSSAPSSSTTSSSSFCPPPSISSGTGFRPRPIFVSCKLPSGRLKRFDLVKATSSNKDMTITELREDEEEENPPLLVESESNSRPRRIALFVEPSPFAYVSGYKNRFQNFIRYLREMGDEVIVVTTHEGVPDEFYGAKVIGSRSFPCPWYQKVPLSLALSPRIIAEIARFKPDIIHASSPGIMVFGALAIAKLLCVPIVMSYHTHVPVYIPRYTFSWLVKPMWLVIKFLHRAADLTLVPSVAIGRDLQAARVTAANKIRLWNKGVDSESFHPRFRCNEMRCRLSGGEPEKPLIVHVGRIGVEKSLDFLKSVMERLPEARIAFIGDGPYREELEKLFSGLPAVFTGMLGGEELSQAYASGDIFAMPSESETLGLVVLEAMASGIPVVGARAGGIPDIIPPEHEGKTGFLFTPGDLDDCVGKLETLLNNRELREMMGKASRVETEKYDWKAATKKIRNEQYNAAIWFWRKKRAQLLRPVQWLVKWLFPSPEINYR, encoded by the exons ATgtcttctttttctctctctataaatCCCTCTCTCTCTCCACCCTTTTTCTCAACTTCCTCTGCTCCCTCTTCTTCTACTacttcctcttcatctttctgccCCCCTCCTTCGATTTCTTCCGGAACTGGCTTCAGACCAAGACCCATCTTCGTTTCTTGTAAACTACCATCTGGGCGCCTAAAAAGGTTTGACCTTGTTAAAGCTACGAGTAGTAACAAGGATATGACGATTACTGAGCTTAGAGAGGACGAGGAGGAAGAGAATCCCCCTCTTTTGGTTGAATCTGAATCCAATTCCAGACCTCGCCGCATTGCTCTTTTTGTTGAGCCTTCTCCATTTGC ATACGTGTCAGGGTATAAAAATCGGTTCCAAAACTTCATCAGATATTTACGCGAAATGGGGGATGAG GTGATAGTTGTGACAACACATGAAGGAGTACCTGACGAGTTCTATGGAGCAAAAGTGATTGGCTCTCGaag CTTCCCTTGTCCCTGGTACCAGAAGGTGCCTCTTTCTCTTGCACTTAGTCCGAGAATAATTGCAGAGATTGCACGGTTTAAGCCTGACATAATACATGCATCATCACCTGGGATAATG GTTTTTGGTGCTCTCGCCATCGCTAAACTACTATGTGTTCCCATAGTGATGTCTTATCATACTCATGTTCCTGT ATACATTCCAAGGTATACTTTTAGCTGGCTGGTGAAACCTATGTGGTTAGTTATAA AATTTCTTCACCGAGCAGCTGATCTTACCTTGGTGCCTTCAGTTGCTATTGGAAGGGATCTCCAAGCAGCGAGGGTGACAGCAG CTAATAAGATACGGCTTTGGAATAAGGGTGTTGATTCCGAAAGCTTTCACCCACGCTTCCGCTGTAATGAGATGCGGTGTAGATTAAG TGGTGGCGAACCTGAAAAGCCATTAATAGTCCATGTTGGACGAATTGGAGTGGAGAAGAGTTTGGATTTCCTTAAAAG TGTGATGGAAAGGCTACCAGAAGCAAGAATCGCCTTCATTGGAGACGGGCCATATAG GGAGGAGCTGGAAAAGTTGTTCTCCGGCTTGCCTGCAGTGTTCACGGGAATGTTGGGAGGAGAAGAGCTGTCGCAGGCATATGCGAGTGGCGATATTTTCGCGATGCCTTCAGAATCAGAGACACTTGGCCTAGTGGTTTTAGAGGCCATGGCTTCTGGGATCCCTGTGGTGGGAGCTAGAGCCGGTGGAATCCCAGATATAATTCCACCAGAGCATGAGGGAAAAACTGGCTTCCTGTTCACCCCGGGAGACCTTGACGACTGCGTGGGCAAATTAGAGACGTTATTGAACAACCGGGAATTGAGAGAAATGATGGGTAAAGCATCACGGGTAGAAACAGAGAAGTATGATTGGAAGGCAGCTACTAAGAAAATACGCAACGAACAATACAATGCAGCGATATGGTTCTGGAGGAAGAAGAGAGCGCAACTACTGAGGCCAGTACAGTGGCTGGTGAAGTGGCTATTCCCGTCACCAGAAATAAACTACAGGTGA